The Corynebacterium pseudopelargi genome contains a region encoding:
- a CDS encoding acyltransferase family protein, with the protein MSSSYLPQLEGLRGVAALGVLLTHTAFQTGTQSAILARFDYFVAVFFALSAFLLWRDFRPQGYLRRRFWRIVPAYWACVGLTFALLFDAFRTPPEAILATFFFGQIYLPNGLAGGLTHMWSLCVEVAFYLGLPVLFWAVGKREKKVRVGVIMALMLFGFAWTLMPWPEGGVNFQIFPFSYLPWFGVGLLLAEYEPKRASVWFWVPALVVAWIAGQMWFGPLGLDHPSPLQFFRKILFGALFGLFVMLAAWNSKLLRTEPLQRLGRISYSLFLWHLPVLSIVLPMLGIKPFSGHFVLVSAVTIVMSIAVADLSYRYVESKFSVRGRRKVASRP; encoded by the coding sequence GTGTCTTCATCGTACCTGCCGCAGCTTGAGGGATTGCGCGGTGTCGCAGCTTTAGGCGTGCTGCTGACTCACACCGCCTTCCAAACAGGTACTCAGAGTGCCATCCTGGCGCGCTTCGACTACTTCGTGGCCGTCTTTTTCGCCCTCTCCGCGTTCCTGCTCTGGCGCGATTTCCGCCCCCAAGGCTATTTGCGCCGCCGCTTCTGGCGCATCGTCCCAGCCTATTGGGCGTGCGTGGGTCTGACGTTTGCCTTGCTTTTCGACGCCTTCCGCACCCCACCCGAGGCGATCCTCGCCACCTTCTTCTTCGGTCAAATTTATCTGCCCAATGGGTTAGCCGGTGGGCTCACGCACATGTGGTCGCTGTGCGTGGAGGTGGCGTTCTACCTGGGGCTGCCGGTGCTGTTTTGGGCCGTGGGTAAGCGGGAAAAGAAGGTGCGCGTGGGCGTGATCATGGCACTGATGCTTTTCGGTTTTGCCTGGACGCTCATGCCCTGGCCAGAAGGTGGGGTGAACTTTCAGATCTTCCCCTTCTCCTACCTACCCTGGTTTGGGGTGGGGCTGCTGCTTGCCGAATACGAGCCCAAGCGCGCCAGTGTGTGGTTCTGGGTTCCGGCACTGGTGGTGGCGTGGATTGCAGGCCAGATGTGGTTTGGGCCACTGGGCCTGGATCACCCGAGCCCCCTGCAGTTTTTCCGCAAAATCCTCTTCGGCGCGCTCTTCGGGCTCTTCGTCATGCTGGCGGCCTGGAACTCCAAGCTGCTGCGTACCGAGCCGTTGCAGAGGCTGGGGCGCATCAGTTATTCGCTGTTTCTCTGGCACCTCCCGGTGCTGTCGATTGTTCTGCCCATGCTGGGCATCAAGCCCTTCAGTGGCCACTTTGTGTTGGTGAGTGCCGTGACCATCGTGATGTCCATTGCCGTAGCGGATTTGAGCTACCGCTACGTGGAGAGCAAATTCAGCGTGCGGGGCAGGCGGAAGGTTGCAAGTCGTCCGTGA
- a CDS encoding porin PorA family protein yields MRKVIAAAVLLVLATVVPPLITSRIMPIPLNSSHTYVAHGDHTTLTRQIDTSDPGIKDEVKVHVQDTLKNDAGKTLISVDDHLQLIRHSTYPVLDNNSSITVTVLGKTDKRERFTRNGLQYFFPFNTERRSYDFYDVFAGDSAPLDYVRQDGDAYVYHQKREHVERTIWVEPKSGTILNEVEHLTLPGIDTTLEWDQATQDAARTHADRTKHTLQALRIASFMLKLCAVLLIAVALWRRR; encoded by the coding sequence TTGCGCAAAGTAATCGCTGCCGCGGTATTACTGGTGCTTGCCACGGTGGTTCCCCCGCTGATCACTAGCCGCATCATGCCCATCCCCCTCAATTCTTCGCACACATATGTTGCCCACGGCGACCACACCACCTTAACCCGCCAGATTGATACCTCAGATCCTGGCATCAAAGACGAGGTGAAAGTGCATGTGCAGGACACGCTCAAAAATGATGCCGGTAAAACACTGATTAGCGTGGATGATCACCTGCAACTGATTCGTCACTCCACCTATCCTGTGTTGGACAATAATTCCAGTATCACGGTGACCGTGCTGGGCAAAACGGACAAACGCGAGCGTTTCACCCGCAACGGACTGCAGTATTTCTTCCCATTCAATACTGAGCGGCGCTCCTATGATTTCTATGATGTTTTCGCCGGCGATAGCGCACCGCTGGATTATGTGCGCCAAGACGGCGATGCGTATGTCTATCACCAAAAGCGCGAGCATGTAGAGCGAACCATTTGGGTGGAGCCAAAAAGTGGCACCATCCTCAACGAGGTGGAGCACCTCACACTGCCTGGGATCGACACCACGCTCGAATGGGATCAAGCCACCCAGGACGCCGCCCGAACACACGCTGATCGCACCAAACACACCTTGCAGGCGCTTCGAATCGCAAGCTTTATGCTCAAGCTGTGTGCCGTGCTCCTTATCGCTGTAGCGCTATGGCGTCGCCGCTGA